Within Cercospora beticola chromosome 6, complete sequence, the genomic segment CTGCCTGTGTTCCATACTGACATCGAACGCCCTTCAGCGAGCACTATCTCCGCCACCATCATCATGCCCAAACGCAAGGAACAAGCCGAAGAAATCTCtctcgaggacgaggaagaggaagtctCCGCTGGTTCAGCTCCCACGTCCATCAACCCATACCATGTCCTCGACCTTCCTCCAGACGCCTCAGCCGATGAGATCAAAAAAGCCTACCGCCGCGCAGCTCTCAAATCGCATCCTGACAAGGTGTCACCCGATCAAAAAGATGCTGCACACCAACGCTTCCAGGAAGTCGCATTCGCATACGCCATCCTATCCGATGAGCGTCGGCGGAAACGCTACGATACTACCGGCCGCACAGAAGAGAGTCTCGAcattgaagacgatgacttcGACTGGGCAGATTTCTTCCGCGCGCAGTTTGCGAACGTGGTGACAGAAGAGAGGATCAACGAGTTCGCGGGCAGCTATAAGGGtagcgaagaggagaagcgagATCTGTTGAAGGCATATGAGCAGTGTGAAGGGAGGATGCAGAAGATCTACCAGACGGTCATGCTGAGTGATATGACGGAAGATGAGGACAGGTTTCGTGCAATCATTGACGAGGCAATCGAGACCGGAGAGGTTGAAGGGTATGAGAAGTATTTGGGAGAGACAGAGAAgcagagggagaagagaatcGCTCAAGCGAGGAAGAACAAGGAGAGCGAGGCTGGCGAGGCGAAGGCTGCAGAGGAGGAgattaagaataagaagaagggcaaggggaagaaagagaatggGTCGGGAGGTGGCCTGGGTGATCTTGCTGCATTGATACAGCAGAGGCAGAAAGGGCGTGAGCAGAACTTCTTCGATCATCTCGAGGAGAAGTATGCACCGAAGGGAAAGAAAGGGAAGAGTTCAGCTATGGATGAGCCGCTTGAAGAGGCTTTTGCTGCGAACCGCAAGAAGGCAGATACCGTCGAGggtgcgaggaagaaggctaAGACCAAGAAGTGAGCAGTAACCTGCTCTTCTGGTTGAATTTGATGATAGACTGTACTGATAAGCATGGCGTTCAGGCGCAGTGATACCCAGACTGCATACTGGAAACACTGAGATGGAATCGTGGATTGATTACAGAAGCCAAATATTACAGAGCTACAGCGATGGTCCCCTCGCCCGATCTCTCACCCGAAGAGACGTGTCGCAGTCCTCGTCTATCTGCTATTTCGCTCAAGATCCCGTATGGCATCATGCAATCGTCTACCCTTACTCCGAATGCCTCACAGCCTTCGTTGATCTTCACATCGTTCCACGTAGGATAAGCTAACTGACGATCTATCTCAGCCGTGTGGTATTCCCAGCAATAACAATCTCTTCGCCTTGCGTTGTCTACCAGTGTAAGTGGCACTAGTATACGGTCGAAATATCCTGCTTCCAACGACCTGCCTTGGCCGAGTGGTAAGTTCATAAGTCGCGGGCATATCTGCCAGCGCCTAGTACTCCACAAGCCTCTTCAGGACAGTTCGAAGGCTTTCGATGGTTCTTCGAGAGAGCCTTGATGTGCGAGTTGTACTGCTCAGCCAAGGAAGATTCTTTTGCCTCACCGTCCGCTATGTTTCATCACAAATGAAGCATGGTGGACCTTTTTTGATCAGCCTCATGCATTGTGACAGTGCACATCTACTAAAACAAAACCTCTGAACCCCAACGATCGTTCTTGGTCTAGCGGTCTGCCAAGTAAATCGCCAGCATGGTTGCTGGCGTCCAGCCTACGGCGATATTTGGACACGATCCTAGGCCTGCACAAGCCTGTGTCGCAGCCTTCCCATCGCTGAACCTCTACCAAAAACAATTGTTTTGCTCTCGTTTGTCtttttcttctgcttccatcGCATTGTCCCTCTCCGCGAGTCTTTGGTCACGTTTGCTTCCTCGCCCGTATCGACAGCACATGGGGCTTCATATGCAGATGAAAGTGCCAAGTCACCAACAATTGTTCTTGGTCGAGCGGACGGCTCAGTAACCAGCCAGCAAACAAACaagcttgcttgctttgcGCTTGGATCACTTCAGATACAGTCCATTCAACGTCGTCATTAATGTTTCCCTCGTTCAAGCGGCTCGAGCCTTCGATGCGATGCTGAAGGTTTTTCCCCGATGTAGAGAGGATGATTGTTTTTGCTGTCAGTCATGCTACAGTCGTTGAATTTCCTACTTTTCCATACACATCTATTCTCGCTTCGCTTTGGGAACCAAGGAGAAGTCGCCCTCG encodes:
- a CDS encoding uncharacterized protein (antiSMASH:Cluster_5) translates to MPKRKEQAEEISLEDEEEEVSAGSAPTSINPYHVLDLPPDASADEIKKAYRRAALKSHPDKVSPDQKDAAHQRFQEVAFAYAILSDERRRKRYDTTGRTEESLDIEDDDFDWADFFRAQFANVVTEERINEFAGSYKGSEEEKRDLLKAYEQCEGRMQKIYQTVMLSDMTEDEDRFRAIIDEAIETGEVEGYEKYLGETEKQREKRIAQARKNKESEAGEAKAAEEEIKNKKKGKGKKENGSGGGLGDLAALIQQRQKGREQNFFDHLEEKYAPKGKKGKSSAMDEPLEEAFAANRKKADTVEGARKKAKTKK